In a single window of the Pseudodesulfovibrio profundus genome:
- a CDS encoding IS3 family transposase (programmed frameshift), whose protein sequence is MTKSSKRRKHSDKFKAKVALEAIRGVKTLAQLAAEYKVHPNQISTWKRQLLENVDDIFSSGKKAKSQEEITAPLFEEIGRLKMDIKWLEKKLSLPLEVRRQWIKPDREYSIRRQCKLAGISRSGFYYKPVAESDENLALMRLIDEQYLRQPDYGSPRMTDWLRTQGHQVNHKRVERLMQMMGLQAITPGPHTSVPNPEHPVFPYLLKGVAIERKNQVWSADITYIPMQRGFLYLVAVIDWWSRFVLAWELSNSMDSSFCVDALNKALRISTPEVFNTDQGAQFTSREFTGVLQSKGIAISMDGKGRAIDNVFIERLWWTVKYEDIYPRAYCDGIELYHGLTRYFRYYNEERGHSSLDKRTPADVYRGNLNVH, encoded by the exons ATGACAAAGAGCAGCAAAAGACGGAAACATTCGGACAAGTTTAAGGCCAAGGTCGCACTTGAGGCGATTCGTGGCGTGAAGACGCTTGCGCAACTGGCTGCGGAGTACAAAGTGCACCCCAATCAGATTTCCACGTGGAAGCGGCAGCTCCTTGAGAATGTCGATGACATCTTTTCCAGTGGCAAGAAAGCCAAAAGCCAGGAGGAGATAACCGCACCGTTATTTGAGGAGATCGGTCGGCTCAAGATGGACATCAAGTGGCTTGAAAAAAAGTTG AGCCTGCCGCTTGAGGTGCGCCGCCAGTGGATCAAACCAGATCGGGAGTATTCCATCCGGCGGCAATGCAAGTTGGCAGGCATTTCCCGTTCGGGATTTTACTACAAGCCTGTAGCCGAATCCGATGAAAATTTGGCCCTGATGCGTCTGATCGACGAGCAGTACCTGCGTCAGCCTGATTACGGCTCGCCGCGCATGACAGATTGGCTGAGGACACAAGGGCATCAGGTCAACCACAAGCGGGTTGAGCGACTGATGCAGATGATGGGCTTGCAGGCCATTACTCCAGGGCCGCATACGAGTGTCCCCAACCCGGAGCATCCCGTGTTTCCTTATCTGCTGAAAGGAGTTGCCATTGAACGAAAAAATCAAGTCTGGAGCGCTGATATCACCTACATCCCCATGCAGCGCGGCTTTCTGTACCTGGTGGCAGTGATAGACTGGTGGAGCCGCTTCGTGCTGGCTTGGGAGCTATCGAACTCGATGGATAGTTCTTTCTGCGTGGATGCGCTCAACAAGGCTTTGCGCATCTCTACGCCGGAGGTGTTCAACACGGACCAGGGAGCGCAGTTCACGAGTCGTGAATTTACCGGAGTTCTGCAGAGCAAGGGAATTGCAATCAGCATGGACGGCAAAGGTCGCGCAATCGACAACGTCTTCATTGAGCGGCTGTGGTGGACGGTGAAATATGAGGATATTTACCCCAGGGCGTACTGTGATGGGATCGAGCTATACCATGGGCTTACGCGCTATTTTCGGTACTACAACGAGGAGCGCGGTCATTCGTCGTTGGACAAAAGAACTCCCGCTGACGTATACAGGGGCAACTTGAATGTTCATTGA
- a CDS encoding PLD nuclease N-terminal domain-containing protein, translating into MFGSEYGGILGLLVLVLDVWAIVKIFQSGAGTGKKVLWIVLVLLFPIIGFLLWFFLGPKR; encoded by the coding sequence ATGTTTGGCTCAGAGTATGGTGGAATCTTAGGATTACTTGTTTTGGTGTTAGACGTATGGGCTATAGTTAAAATTTTCCAAAGTGGCGCAGGCACGGGGAAAAAAGTGCTTTGGATCGTACTCGTTCTTCTTTTCCCTATTATCGGCTTCCTGCTTTGGTTTTTTCTTGGACCCAAAAGGTGA